From Pseudomonas sp. StFLB209, a single genomic window includes:
- a CDS encoding SulP family inorganic anion transporter → MKFSRLRADVLAGLTTSFALVPECIAFALVAHLNPLMGLYGAFIICILTALLGGRPGMISGAAGSMAVVIVALVVEHGVQYLLATVLLGGALMVLFGLLRLGKLVRLVPYPVMLGFVNGLAIVIAMAQLEHFQHDGAWLSGQALYIMLALVAVTMAIVYLLPRLTRAAPPALVAIVGVGLGVYLLDLPTRTLGDMAHMAGGLPAFAWPQVPWTLETLYIVAPYALVMAMVGLLETLLTLNLTDEITETRGYPDRECVALGAANMVSGVFGGMGGCAMIGQTVINLGSGGRGRLSGVVAGGMILMFILFLAPLIERIALAALVGVMLVVAQQTFAWASLRILRKVPVSDMLAIVAVTVVTVLTDLAMAVLFGVIVAALDFAWKHARDLYVDSYQAVDGSKVYNAHGTLFFASTTHFLEQFSPQDDPEQVVLDCQHLSFVDYSAIAALKTLRERYEKAGKHLRVIHLSERCRSLLRRAGIQPQGV, encoded by the coding sequence ATGAAATTCTCCCGTCTGCGCGCCGATGTTCTTGCCGGCCTGACTACCTCTTTTGCGCTGGTGCCCGAGTGCATCGCCTTTGCCCTGGTGGCGCATCTCAACCCGCTGATGGGCCTGTACGGGGCTTTTATCATCTGCATCCTGACCGCCCTGTTGGGTGGTCGGCCGGGCATGATCTCCGGCGCAGCAGGCTCAATGGCGGTAGTGATCGTCGCGCTGGTGGTCGAACATGGCGTGCAATACCTGCTGGCCACGGTGCTGCTCGGCGGGGCGCTAATGGTGCTGTTCGGCCTGCTGCGCCTGGGCAAGCTGGTGCGGCTGGTGCCGTACCCGGTGATGCTCGGCTTCGTCAACGGTCTGGCCATTGTCATTGCCATGGCCCAGCTCGAACACTTTCAACATGACGGCGCCTGGCTCAGCGGCCAGGCGTTGTACATCATGCTCGCCCTGGTCGCGGTCACCATGGCCATCGTTTACCTGCTGCCGCGTCTGACCCGTGCGGCACCGCCCGCATTGGTAGCGATTGTCGGGGTTGGCCTGGGGGTGTACCTGCTCGACCTGCCGACCCGCACCCTGGGGGATATGGCGCACATGGCCGGTGGTTTGCCGGCCTTTGCCTGGCCGCAAGTGCCCTGGACGCTGGAAACCCTGTACATCGTCGCGCCTTATGCGCTGGTTATGGCCATGGTGGGCCTGCTGGAGACGTTGCTGACCCTTAACCTCACCGATGAAATCACCGAGACTCGTGGTTACCCGGACCGCGAGTGCGTGGCGCTGGGGGCGGCGAACATGGTGTCAGGGGTGTTCGGCGGGATGGGCGGCTGCGCCATGATTGGCCAGACCGTGATCAACCTTGGCTCCGGCGGTCGTGGGCGGCTGTCCGGGGTTGTGGCCGGTGGCATGATCCTGATGTTCATCCTGTTTCTGGCGCCGCTGATCGAGCGTATTGCGCTGGCGGCGCTGGTTGGTGTGATGTTGGTGGTGGCGCAGCAGACCTTCGCCTGGGCGTCGCTGCGCATCCTGCGCAAAGTGCCGGTCAGCGACATGCTGGCGATTGTCGCGGTAACCGTGGTCACGGTGCTCACCGACCTGGCCATGGCGGTGCTGTTCGGGGTTATCGTCGCCGCGCTGGACTTTGCCTGGAAGCATGCCCGTGACCTGTATGTCGACAGCTATCAGGCCGTCGATGGCAGCAAGGTCTACAACGCGCATGGCACGCTGTTCTTTGCCTCGACCACACATTTTCTCGAACAGTTCTCGCCGCAAGATGATCCTGAGCAGGTGGTACTCGACTGTCAGCACCTGAGCTTCGTCGACTACTCGGCCATTGCCGCACTCAAAACCCTGCGCGAGCGCTATGAAAAGGCCGGCAAACACCTGCGCGTGATCCATCTGTCCGAGCGTTGCCGCAGCCTGCTGCGGCGTGCCGGCATCCAGCCACAAGGAGTGTGA
- the zapE gene encoding cell division protein ZapE produces MTGPTPLQAYEQALQRGFHADASQRDAAEQLQACWQALADGGGARGIYLWGPVGRGKTWLMDRFHESLQVPSRRQHFHHFMRWVHKRMFELTGIAQPLAVIARELAADVRVLCFDELFVTDIGDAVILGGLLQTMFEAGVVLVCTSNIPPPQLYSHGHNRERFLPAIAAIEHYMQVVEVDGGADHRLHPGQLLQRYWVSEPGKPGALAEIFKGLTHGQTVHDTQVMLGYRSVNVLQHTDNVIWCRYRDLCEQPLAAMDFIALCDRFAVVMLSEVPLLSAVQREAKIARGTEDGVEQVKAGDRELPQLSPKDDSVRRFIALVDECYDRRVPLYVEAPVPMDQLYTQGYLEFAFRRTLSRLQEMQLQRFSE; encoded by the coding sequence ATGACTGGCCCGACGCCGCTGCAAGCCTATGAACAAGCCCTGCAACGGGGCTTTCATGCTGATGCGTCCCAGCGTGATGCCGCTGAACAGTTGCAGGCCTGCTGGCAGGCGCTGGCTGATGGCGGCGGCGCCAGGGGCATCTACTTGTGGGGGCCAGTGGGGCGCGGCAAGACCTGGCTGATGGATCGCTTCCATGAAAGCCTGCAAGTACCGTCGCGGCGTCAGCACTTTCATCACTTCATGCGCTGGGTCCACAAGCGCATGTTTGAACTGACCGGCATCGCCCAGCCGTTGGCGGTGATCGCCCGGGAACTGGCGGCAGACGTGCGAGTGCTGTGTTTCGACGAGCTGTTCGTCACCGACATCGGCGACGCGGTGATTCTCGGCGGGCTGCTACAGACCATGTTCGAAGCCGGTGTGGTGCTGGTCTGCACCTCGAACATCCCGCCGCCGCAGTTGTACAGCCACGGCCACAACCGCGAACGCTTCCTGCCCGCCATTGCCGCGATCGAGCACTACATGCAAGTGGTCGAGGTCGATGGCGGCGCAGACCACCGATTGCATCCGGGGCAACTGCTGCAACGCTACTGGGTCAGCGAACCCGGCAAGCCCGGCGCCCTGGCTGAAATCTTCAAGGGCCTGACCCACGGCCAGACCGTGCACGACACTCAGGTCATGCTGGGCTACCGCAGCGTCAATGTCCTGCAACATACCGACAACGTGATCTGGTGCCGTTACCGCGACCTGTGCGAACAACCACTGGCGGCGATGGACTTCATCGCCCTTTGCGACCGTTTTGCCGTGGTCATGCTCAGCGAAGTACCGCTGCTCAGCGCTGTACAGCGCGAGGCGAAGATTGCCCGCGGCACCGAAGACGGCGTCGAACAGGTCAAAGCCGGTGACCGCGAACTGCCGCAACTGTCACCCAAAGATGACAGCGTGCGGCGCTTCATCGCCCTGGTCGACGAATGCTACGACCGCCGCGTCCCGCTCTATGTCGAAGCCCCCGTGCCCATGGACCAGCTTTACACCCAGGGCTACCTGGAATTCGCCTTCCGCCGAACTTTGAGCCGTTTGCAGGAGATGCAGTTGCAGCGGTTTAGTGAGTGA
- the rarD gene encoding EamA family transporter RarD yields MQKGIALSVLASCLFGVMYYYTSLMAPLSGEEIFGWRMLLTVPCVTLFMFMCGDWPLVKALGARILRHPVLIPGIMLSSFLMGVQLLLFMWAPLHGRSLEVSLGYFLLPLTMILTGRLVYGEHLSHLQKVAAAFAAFGVAHEVWRLGSFSWETLVVAAGYPVYFVLRRRLQTDNLGGLWFDMLFMLPVGVWFIVSGNPAAAQATPMLYVLIPLLGVISASALISYLLASRLLSFSLFGLLSYVEPVLLVGVALLLGESIGADEWLTYVPIWLAVLVLVIEGAKHLLAQRRRNAVS; encoded by the coding sequence GTGCAGAAAGGAATTGCGCTTTCGGTACTGGCTTCCTGTCTGTTCGGAGTCATGTACTACTACACCTCGTTGATGGCCCCGCTCAGCGGTGAAGAGATTTTCGGCTGGCGCATGCTGCTGACGGTGCCGTGCGTGACGCTGTTCATGTTCATGTGCGGTGACTGGCCGCTGGTCAAGGCGCTGGGCGCGCGCATTTTGCGTCACCCGGTGCTGATTCCGGGGATCATGCTGTCTTCGTTTCTGATGGGTGTGCAGTTGCTGTTGTTCATGTGGGCGCCGTTGCACGGTCGCAGCCTGGAGGTGTCGCTGGGTTATTTTCTGTTGCCACTGACGATGATCCTGACCGGGCGTCTGGTGTATGGCGAGCACCTGTCGCACCTGCAGAAGGTGGCGGCAGCCTTTGCTGCGTTTGGGGTGGCGCATGAAGTGTGGCGACTGGGCAGTTTTTCCTGGGAGACGCTGGTGGTCGCGGCCGGTTATCCGGTGTATTTCGTGCTGCGCCGACGGTTGCAGACAGACAATCTGGGCGGGCTGTGGTTTGACATGTTGTTCATGTTGCCGGTCGGGGTGTGGTTCATTGTCAGCGGTAATCCGGCGGCGGCGCAGGCGACGCCGATGTTGTATGTGTTGATTCCGCTGTTGGGGGTGATCAGTGCGTCGGCGTTGATCAGCTATCTGCTGGCGAGCCGGCTGTTGTCGTTCAGCCTGTTCGGGCTGCTCAGTTATGTGGAGCCGGTGTTGCTGGTGGGCGTGGCGTTGTTGCTGGGCGAGAGTATCGGCGCTGATGAGTGGCTGACCTATGTGCCGATCTGGCTGGCGGTGCTGGTGTTGGTGATCGAGGGGGCTAAGCATCTGTTGGCGCAGCGGCGGCGCAACGCGGTTTCCTGA
- a CDS encoding DUF4214 domain-containing protein, whose protein sequence is MADIDLKRFDIVSGQIQRVYEFDDGRWELENIDRDETYSVSGTDVLHVERDDGWIETTVYRDLDGSGIYQEISVSHSRPGETGQPLVAQVSDASLARLYMTTFDRSPDLGGFRYWEQQVDRGMSLTDVAASFVNSSEFNQTYGALNNTDFVNQLYLNALDRSADAGGRDWWTGHLDNQTMSRQEVVIAFSESAEFVALSNQAVDGFIQLAGQPVATEAFV, encoded by the coding sequence ATGGCGGATATCGATCTGAAGCGTTTCGATATTGTTTCCGGGCAGATCCAGCGGGTCTATGAGTTCGACGACGGTCGCTGGGAGCTTGAGAACATTGATCGCGACGAGACCTACAGCGTGTCTGGCACTGATGTGCTGCATGTCGAGCGCGACGATGGCTGGATCGAGACCACCGTTTACCGCGACCTGGACGGCAGTGGCATCTATCAGGAAATCTCGGTGTCGCACAGTCGTCCGGGCGAGACCGGCCAGCCGTTGGTGGCGCAAGTCAGTGATGCGTCACTGGCGCGCCTGTACATGACCACCTTCGACCGCAGCCCGGACCTTGGCGGCTTTCGTTACTGGGAACAGCAAGTGGACCGCGGCATGTCACTGACGGACGTGGCTGCAAGCTTTGTGAACAGTAGCGAGTTCAATCAGACCTACGGTGCCCTCAACAATACCGACTTCGTCAATCAGCTGTACCTCAATGCCCTGGATCGCAGCGCCGACGCCGGTGGCCGGGATTGGTGGACCGGCCATCTGGACAACCAGACCATGAGCCGTCAGGAAGTGGTAATCGCCTTCTCCGAGTCGGCCGAGTTTGTCGCTTTGAGCAACCAGGCCGTCGACGGCTTCATTCAACTGGCCGGCCAGCCGGTCGCTACTGAAGCATTTGTCTGA
- a CDS encoding MFS transporter, whose product MTACDTATAASRSTPRQEQMATRLAFFIAGFGMAAWAPLVPYAKLRVGLDEGMLGLLLLCLGVGSISAMPVAGALAARWGCRRLLVGGTLLICLCLPLLATVDSLALLIAALFMFGVGMGAVDCTANIQAVIVERESGKTMMSGFHGLFSLGGIVGAAGVSVLLVLGASPLQAILVVLFIIALALLKAMAHLLPYGSAAEGPAFAIPRGVVLFIGLLCFTVFLAEGAMLDWSAVFLTASRGMETAYAGLGYAVFAVTMTFGRLFGDAIVRRVGPNRIIVLGGLLAALGLAIATLVPAWEAALLGYAMVGAGCSNIVPVCYSAIGRQQDMPESVAIPAVTTVGYAGILMGPAAIGFVAHLSSLGVAFMVVAIMLLGVAASGSRLRA is encoded by the coding sequence ATGACCGCTTGTGACACCGCTACCGCTGCCTCGCGCAGCACCCCGCGCCAGGAGCAGATGGCAACGCGCCTGGCGTTTTTCATTGCCGGTTTCGGGATGGCCGCCTGGGCACCACTGGTGCCTTACGCCAAGCTTCGCGTCGGCCTGGATGAGGGCATGCTCGGCCTGCTGCTGTTGTGTCTCGGGGTGGGTTCGATCAGTGCCATGCCGGTGGCCGGAGCGCTGGCGGCGCGTTGGGGGTGTCGACGTCTGCTTGTAGGCGGCACCTTGCTGATCTGCCTATGCCTGCCCCTGCTGGCCACGGTCGACAGCCTGGCGCTACTGATTGCCGCGCTGTTTATGTTCGGGGTGGGGATGGGCGCTGTGGACTGCACGGCCAACATCCAGGCGGTGATTGTCGAGCGTGAAAGCGGCAAGACCATGATGTCGGGCTTTCACGGCTTGTTCAGCCTTGGCGGGATCGTCGGTGCTGCCGGCGTCAGCGTACTGCTGGTGCTGGGCGCCTCGCCGTTGCAGGCGATTTTGGTGGTGCTGTTCATCATCGCGTTGGCGCTGCTCAAGGCCATGGCGCATTTGCTGCCTTATGGCAGTGCTGCTGAAGGCCCGGCGTTTGCGATTCCGCGCGGGGTGGTGCTGTTTATTGGCCTGCTGTGCTTCACCGTATTTCTCGCCGAAGGTGCAATGCTCGACTGGAGTGCGGTGTTCCTGACCGCCAGCCGCGGCATGGAGACCGCCTACGCCGGCCTGGGTTATGCGGTATTTGCCGTGACCATGACCTTTGGCCGGTTGTTCGGCGATGCCATCGTGCGCCGGGTCGGGCCGAACCGCATCATTGTTTTGGGTGGCCTGCTGGCGGCGCTGGGCCTGGCCATCGCCACCCTGGTGCCGGCCTGGGAAGCGGCCTTGCTGGGGTATGCGATGGTTGGCGCCGGCTGCTCGAACATCGTTCCAGTGTGTTACAGCGCCATAGGGCGCCAGCAAGACATGCCCGAAAGCGTGGCCATCCCGGCAGTGACCACGGTCGGCTATGCCGGGATTCTGATGGGGCCGGCAGCCATCGGCTTTGTCGCCCACCTCAGCAGCCTGGGCGTGGCGTTCATGGTCGTGGCGATCATGCTGCTGGGCGTTGCCGCCAGTGGCAGCCGGCTGAGGGCGTGA
- a CDS encoding PhzF family phenazine biosynthesis protein, translating to MTEILKLAAFSDGETGGNPAGVWIGDALPDEPRMQAIAAEVGFSETAFAAPLDGGRWRVRYFSPLAEVPFCGHATIALGAALAAQHGDGVFDLQLNQASITVEGHAQGRLVSAALQSPPTHSQPISEALLNEALDLFGYRRDELDLRIAPAAINGGAGHLVLALNSREALSAMRYDQAAGRELMVREGWATIVLVFAESAQFFHTRNPFAFGGVYEDPATGAATAALAGYLRDIGWPHGGVIDILQGEDMGSPSRLRAEISAQPGSSIRVSGMARYL from the coding sequence ATGACAGAAATCCTCAAACTGGCAGCCTTCAGCGACGGCGAAACAGGCGGCAACCCGGCCGGGGTGTGGATTGGCGATGCCCTGCCCGATGAGCCACGCATGCAAGCCATCGCGGCAGAGGTCGGGTTTTCCGAGACCGCGTTTGCCGCCCCGTTGGACGGCGGGCGCTGGCGGGTACGTTATTTCTCGCCCTTGGCCGAAGTGCCATTCTGCGGCCATGCCACCATTGCCCTGGGAGCGGCACTGGCGGCGCAGCACGGTGACGGAGTGTTCGATCTGCAATTGAACCAGGCCAGCATTACCGTGGAGGGCCATGCGCAGGGGCGACTGGTTTCGGCGGCGTTGCAATCACCCCCGACCCACAGCCAGCCGATCAGCGAAGCACTGCTGAACGAGGCGCTGGATCTGTTCGGTTATCGCCGCGATGAGCTGGACCTGCGCATTGCGCCAGCAGCGATCAATGGCGGTGCGGGGCACCTGGTGCTGGCGCTCAACAGCCGTGAAGCGCTCAGCGCCATGCGTTATGACCAGGCCGCCGGGCGCGAGCTGATGGTGCGTGAAGGCTGGGCCACAATTGTGCTGGTGTTTGCTGAAAGCGCGCAGTTTTTCCATACCCGCAATCCGTTCGCGTTCGGCGGTGTCTACGAAGACCCGGCAACCGGCGCCGCCACTGCCGCGCTGGCCGGTTACCTGCGTGACATCGGTTGGCCACATGGCGGTGTGATCGATATCCTGCAGGGCGAAGACATGGGCAGCCCGTCGCGGCTGCGGGCAGAAATCAGCGCACAGCCGGGCAGCTCGATCCGGGTATCGGGAATGGCCCGCTACCTATAA
- a CDS encoding multidrug/biocide efflux PACE transporter, with the protein MNSSAHSLPAKTLKERVLHAVAFETIGVIICAPILAWVMDRSIGSMGALTVMISTVAMLWNMLFNLLFDRIRARMGFNMTLTNRTLHALCFEAGLILAVVPLAAWWLSISLVQAFWLDIGVLLFFLPYTMAFNWAWDGARERLLANRPVQRYN; encoded by the coding sequence ATGAACAGCTCAGCCCATTCACTCCCTGCCAAAACCCTCAAGGAACGCGTGCTGCACGCCGTCGCCTTTGAGACGATCGGGGTCATCATCTGTGCGCCGATCCTGGCCTGGGTGATGGATCGCTCTATTGGCAGCATGGGCGCCCTGACAGTGATGATCTCCACCGTGGCGATGCTCTGGAACATGCTGTTCAACCTGCTTTTTGACCGCATCCGCGCCCGGATGGGCTTCAACATGACCCTGACCAACCGTACGCTGCATGCGCTGTGCTTTGAGGCGGGTCTGATTCTGGCCGTGGTACCGCTGGCCGCCTGGTGGCTGTCGATCAGCCTGGTTCAGGCGTTCTGGCTGGACATTGGCGTGCTGCTGTTCTTCCTGCCCTACACCATGGCGTTCAACTGGGCCTGGGATGGTGCGCGGGAGCGGTTGCTGGCTAACCGGCCAGTGCAACGCTACAACTGA
- a CDS encoding LysR family transcriptional regulator encodes MNYSPEALEAFVQIAALGSFSAAARRLGKSQSTISEAIARLEIDLDLQLFDRSARQPVLTAAGRAMLERVEDVLCAQDLLRRTAGRLAAGVEPRLTLVLSDANQFVEFEARMTELDQRFPDIELECVFAEHGDAINLIQSGRATLGLLSAQAGYPPEIGHATITERADFGLFVAHQHPLAGQQQVSYAQLAGHRALRLNTLVEHLNPTDDLPTSSRRSWSAPNYLLLMDMAVFGFGWAALPRWLVSGYAQGRLQELQVPGWPRRSAVDVIWSRQRTLGPAGAWLLETLMP; translated from the coding sequence ATGAATTATTCACCCGAAGCCCTTGAGGCGTTTGTCCAGATCGCTGCGCTGGGTTCGTTCAGTGCGGCGGCGCGCCGGCTGGGTAAAAGCCAGTCAACCATCAGCGAGGCCATTGCCCGGCTGGAGATCGATCTGGACCTGCAACTGTTTGATCGTTCGGCGCGCCAGCCGGTGTTGACCGCAGCGGGCAGGGCCATGCTGGAGCGGGTCGAGGATGTGCTGTGTGCCCAAGACTTGCTGCGTCGCACCGCCGGGCGGCTGGCGGCTGGCGTTGAGCCGCGCCTGACCCTGGTGTTGTCCGATGCCAACCAGTTCGTCGAATTCGAAGCGCGTATGACCGAGCTGGACCAGCGTTTTCCGGATATCGAGCTGGAATGCGTATTTGCCGAACACGGCGATGCCATCAATCTGATCCAGAGCGGCCGGGCGACGCTGGGCCTGCTTTCGGCCCAGGCCGGTTATCCGCCCGAGATCGGCCATGCAACCATCACCGAACGCGCCGATTTTGGCTTGTTCGTTGCGCACCAGCATCCTCTGGCTGGCCAGCAGCAGGTCAGCTATGCGCAATTGGCGGGTCATCGGGCCTTGCGACTCAACACCCTGGTAGAGCACCTCAACCCGACCGATGACCTGCCCACCAGCAGCCGGCGCAGTTGGTCGGCGCCTAACTATCTGCTGCTAATGGACATGGCGGTGTTCGGCTTTGGCTGGGCCGCCTTGCCGCGCTGGCTGGTGTCTGGCTACGCCCAGGGGCGCTTGCAGGAGTTGCAGGTGCCGGGCTGGCCACGCCGCTCGGCGGTTGATGTGATCTGGTCGCGGCAGCGCACCCTGGGTCCTGCCGGCGCCTGGTTGCTGGAGACCCTGATGCCCTGA
- a CDS encoding SpoIIE family protein phosphatase produces the protein MRPRLPRDHKSAGDLCNFVPAIDIDDSNSLVMEVFTTQRDLVCLAVVDQERPVGLINRNIFMSQMSKLYHRELYDKKSCIAFMDKEPLIVDAEMSIEELTFKTVEFGEKALADGFIVTREGRFVGLGNGLQLIAVVAAMQAEKNRQMMQSIEYASVIQRAMLRASRETLASTLSDASLVWEPRDVVGGDFYHFCKYPDGWFGAIADCTGHGVPGAFMTLIASSALGQALDQYGPRNPATLLSAVNRSVKSMLGQDRDADGTPESDDGLDAAFFWFDTHTWTLRFAGARLSLHVLHPEAEQFQTVAGQRMGVGYVDSGMDYQWEMHSVPLESGSLIFITTDGLTDQIGGVKNIAFGKRRVFESLLANSDSPAAEIGQGLLQVLSHWQGEQNRRDDLTFFCARLRSNDD, from the coding sequence ATGCGTCCCCGATTGCCCCGTGACCACAAAAGTGCGGGGGATCTGTGCAACTTCGTTCCAGCCATCGACATAGACGACAGTAACTCACTGGTCATGGAGGTCTTTACCACCCAGCGCGACCTGGTGTGCCTGGCGGTGGTCGATCAAGAGCGGCCGGTCGGGCTGATCAATCGCAATATCTTCATGTCACAGATGAGCAAGTTGTATCACCGCGAGCTGTACGACAAGAAAAGCTGCATCGCCTTCATGGACAAGGAGCCGCTGATCGTCGATGCCGAGATGAGCATCGAAGAGCTGACCTTCAAGACCGTCGAGTTCGGAGAAAAAGCGCTGGCCGACGGCTTTATCGTGACCCGTGAAGGGCGGTTTGTCGGCTTGGGCAACGGTCTGCAACTGATCGCGGTGGTGGCGGCGATGCAGGCGGAAAAGAACCGCCAGATGATGCAAAGCATCGAATACGCCAGTGTCATTCAGCGCGCCATGCTGCGTGCTTCGCGCGAGACGCTGGCCTCGACCTTGAGTGACGCCTCACTGGTCTGGGAGCCGCGTGATGTGGTGGGCGGCGACTTCTATCACTTCTGCAAGTACCCCGATGGCTGGTTCGGCGCGATTGCCGACTGTACCGGCCATGGTGTGCCCGGTGCGTTCATGACCCTGATTGCCTCCAGCGCGCTGGGTCAGGCGCTCGATCAGTACGGGCCGCGCAACCCGGCGACCCTGCTGTCGGCGGTCAACCGCAGCGTCAAGAGCATGCTCGGTCAGGACCGCGACGCCGACGGCACCCCGGAATCCGATGACGGCCTGGACGCTGCGTTCTTCTGGTTCGATACCCATACCTGGACCCTGCGCTTTGCTGGTGCGCGGCTGTCCCTGCATGTGCTGCACCCGGAGGCTGAGCAGTTTCAGACGGTTGCCGGCCAGCGGATGGGCGTCGGCTACGTCGACAGCGGCATGGATTACCAATGGGAGATGCACAGTGTGCCGCTGGAGTCCGGCAGCCTGATTTTTATCACCACCGATGGCCTGACCGACCAGATTGGCGGGGTCAAGAACATCGCCTTTGGCAAGCGCCGGGTATTTGAAAGCCTGCTGGCCAATAGCGATAGCCCGGCGGCCGAGATTGGCCAGGGGTTGTTGCAAGTCCTGTCGCACTGGCAGGGCGAACAGAATCGTCGTGACGATTTGACTTTCTTTTGCGCTCGTCTCAGGAGCAATGATGACTAA
- a CDS encoding SiaB family protein kinase, producing the protein MTNLLRAIEDHDMSFFDLAQQRNVIFYHMGYFSHSVVSAMAEVVKLQLEVSGVSGPTRRKLFSSFIELSQNIVHYSVDALGVSAEDDTGLRHGAVCISAENNRFTMLCANPVASGEVERLRANLEPLRGMSVEEIKQAYKVSLRAETPEGSKGAGLGFLTMARDASEPLEYSFQPRPQDPETTLFCLKATI; encoded by the coding sequence ATGACTAATCTGCTGCGCGCCATTGAGGACCATGACATGAGCTTTTTCGACCTTGCCCAACAGCGCAACGTGATTTTCTACCACATGGGCTACTTCTCCCACAGCGTCGTTTCGGCGATGGCCGAGGTGGTCAAGCTGCAGCTTGAAGTATCCGGTGTCAGCGGCCCGACCCGCCGCAAGCTGTTCTCATCGTTCATCGAGCTGTCGCAAAACATCGTCCACTACTCGGTCGATGCCTTGGGCGTGTCGGCCGAGGACGACACCGGGCTGCGTCATGGGGCGGTCTGCATCAGTGCCGAAAACAATCGGTTCACCATGCTCTGTGCCAACCCGGTGGCCAGTGGCGAGGTCGAGCGGCTGCGCGCCAACCTCGAACCGCTGCGCGGCATGTCGGTTGAAGAAATCAAACAGGCCTACAAGGTGTCCCTGCGGGCTGAAACGCCGGAGGGCAGCAAAGGCGCGGGGCTGGGTTTTCTGACCATGGCCCGCGACGCCAGCGAGCCGCTGGAGTACAGCTTCCAGCCGCGCCCGCAAGACCCGGAGACCACCTTGTTCTGCCTCAAAGCCACTATTTGA
- a CDS encoding DUF1987 domain-containing protein, with the protein MDNFFIEATATSPEVDFRYDQRLLTIKGESYPENAAAFYAPIVQQLRDFLANCAGVEVTANIALAYFNSSSTKMLFNIFDTLDHAAMAGNKIVVNWYHDEEDETIFEFGEELQADFTSLTFNDHPVSVS; encoded by the coding sequence ATGGACAATTTTTTCATTGAAGCCACTGCCACTTCGCCTGAAGTCGATTTTCGTTATGACCAACGCCTGCTGACCATCAAGGGCGAGTCCTATCCTGAAAACGCCGCCGCGTTTTATGCGCCGATCGTCCAGCAACTGCGCGACTTTCTTGCTAATTGCGCCGGCGTTGAAGTGACGGCCAACATTGCACTGGCCTACTTCAACAGCTCCAGCACCAAGATGCTGTTCAATATCTTCGATACCCTTGACCACGCGGCCATGGCCGGTAACAAGATCGTGGTCAACTGGTATCACGATGAAGAAGACGAAACGATCTTCGAGTTCGGTGAAGAACTGCAGGCCGATTTCACCTCGTTGACCTTCAATGATCATCCCGTGTCGGTTTCATAA
- a CDS encoding GGDEF domain-containing protein, producing the protein MVTAGSALQARADQTVDLFSSETDALRRARSVLAQADADAELYQQSLAELTSHFERLIRETRRLITRSDRAEREMNALNLQLQTLAEQLEFRATHDALTGVLNRGAVIERAKRMLESTGAVLIVLDIDLFKQINDDFGHPAGDAVIRGIVECLAPIVAKVGVIGRVGGEEFTVVLPGSDLQQGLDYAEAMRAAIAGHCFAAPVNRQVTASFGVSASAAGLRFDAAYSSADTALYQAKRTGRNRVERAQG; encoded by the coding sequence ATGGTGACTGCTGGCTCTGCGCTCCAGGCGCGTGCGGATCAGACCGTGGACTTGTTCAGTAGCGAGACCGACGCGTTGCGGCGTGCCCGCTCGGTCCTCGCTCAGGCCGATGCCGACGCTGAGCTCTACCAGCAGTCGCTGGCCGAACTGACCAGCCACTTCGAGCGCCTGATTCGAGAAACCCGGCGCTTGATCACTCGCAGTGACCGTGCCGAACGCGAGATGAACGCGCTCAATCTGCAGTTGCAAACGCTGGCCGAACAGCTGGAGTTCCGCGCTACCCATGATGCCCTGACCGGGGTGCTGAACCGCGGTGCTGTGATCGAGCGGGCCAAGCGGATGCTGGAAAGCACCGGCGCGGTATTGATCGTGCTGGACATTGATCTGTTCAAGCAGATCAACGATGACTTTGGTCATCCGGCGGGCGATGCAGTGATTCGCGGGATCGTCGAATGCCTGGCGCCGATCGTGGCCAAGGTCGGGGTGATCGGCCGGGTGGGCGGTGAAGAGTTCACCGTCGTGCTGCCTGGCAGCGACTTGCAGCAGGGGCTGGACTATGCCGAAGCCATGCGCGCGGCGATCGCCGGGCATTGCTTTGCTGCCCCGGTCAACCGCCAGGTCACTGCCAGTTTCGGGGTCAGCGCCAGTGCGGCCGGCCTGCGCTTCGATGCCGCTTACAGCTCTGCGGACACGGCGTTGTACCAGGCCAAACGTACCGGGCGTAACCGGGTAGAGCGGGCCCAAGGCTGA